One segment of Cytophagia bacterium CHB2 DNA contains the following:
- a CDS encoding GNAT family N-acetyltransferase, with the protein MIKKSTVLQLKIQPLTPARWADFEKLFGERGACGGCWCMFMRLPRATFEQQKGLKNKKAMQKLVKANDVPGLLAYARGEPVGWCSISPREKFSALERSRILQPIDEQPVWSVTCFFIAKGFRRQGVTVELLKAAITYVKKRGGKILEGYPVEPASTGSASTGSASTGSASTGSASTSSASTSSATTADAGAKKMQPDTFMWTGLASAFRKAGFKEILRRSATRPIMRYYVK; encoded by the coding sequence ATGATAAAAAAATCAACGGTATTACAATTGAAAATACAACCGCTCACGCCGGCACGCTGGGCGGACTTTGAAAAACTCTTCGGCGAGCGCGGGGCGTGCGGCGGATGCTGGTGCATGTTCATGCGTTTGCCGCGGGCAACCTTTGAGCAGCAAAAAGGTCTGAAAAATAAAAAGGCCATGCAAAAGCTGGTCAAAGCGAACGACGTGCCCGGATTGCTTGCTTATGCCCGGGGCGAGCCAGTGGGTTGGTGTTCGATATCGCCGCGCGAGAAATTTTCAGCGTTGGAACGCTCGCGCATCTTGCAGCCGATTGACGAGCAACCGGTTTGGTCGGTGACATGCTTTTTCATTGCCAAAGGATTTCGCCGGCAAGGCGTTACGGTCGAATTGTTAAAGGCGGCGATTACCTATGTTAAAAAGCGCGGCGGGAAAATTCTCGAAGGCTATCCGGTGGAGCCTGCTTCGACAGGCTCGGCTTCGACAGGCTCGGCTTCGACAGGCTCGGCTTCGACAGGCTCGGCTTCGACAAGCTCGGCTTCGACAAGCTCAGCCACCACCGCCGACGCGGGCGCTAAGAAGATGCAACCGGACACGTTCATGTGGACCGGCCTGGCCAGTGCATTTCGTAAAGCGGGGTTCAAAGAAATCCTGCGCCGCTCAGCAACGCGGCCGATCATGCGTTATTATGTCAAATAG